In Candidatus Methylomirabilota bacterium, a genomic segment contains:
- a CDS encoding LLM class flavin-dependent oxidoreductase, which yields MRGQHPKTGKWVHRGAKRAGRRVEDLEVIWAVRTATAATTAGARRLARPTAVHWGVLRWGGHWLEPAGIRLPKLEIPEAVHKIYPDLSHAQDWEAAIDATSVVSDEVVAQLCDALGLIGAPGDCAGRIAEMAKLGVRNLYLMPTLTFGPPEQEIAAFRDVVFPRLREAGLK from the coding sequence ACCCGAAAACGGGAAAGTGGGTCCACCGCGGCGCCAAGCGGGCGGGGCGACGGGTCGAGGACCTCGAGGTCATCTGGGCGGTGCGGACGGCGACGGCGGCGACCACGGCCGGGGCGCGCCGGCTCGCGCGGCCGACGGCTGTTCACTGGGGCGTGCTGCGGTGGGGCGGGCACTGGCTGGAGCCGGCGGGCATCCGGCTGCCGAAGCTCGAGATTCCGGAGGCGGTCCACAAGATCTATCCGGATCTGTCGCACGCGCAGGACTGGGAGGCGGCTATCGACGCCACGTCGGTCGTCTCCGACGAGGTCGTCGCGCAGCTGTGCGATGCGCTAGGATTGATCGGGGCGCCGGGGGATTGCGCGGGGCGGATCGCGGAGATGGCGAAGCTCGGCGTGAGGAACCTCTATCTGATGCCGACGCTGACCTTCGGGCCTCCGGAGCAGGAGATCGCCGCATTCCGCGACGTCGTGTTCCCACGGCTCCGGGAGGCCGGGCTCAAATGA